GTCGAGTGCGGCAATGACACATACTTATTGGACAGCCCCGACTTTCTGTTTTTTTTTCTTCTGTCAACAGCTTTTTATTCTTCTTCAAGAGTAACTGTAAGGACTTTTGATTCGTTGTTTCTCCATACCGTTACCTTTACTTTATCACCAGGCACCTTGTCTTCAAGAGCACTGTAATAATCTGCAAGCTTTGTTACCGTTATGTTGTCAATTGCCGTGATTATGTCACCGCCCAGATATATTGTCTGATAATTAAAGGAACTGCCGTAACGTACTGCCTGGGTTCCTCCTTTAAGACCGGCTGCTTCTGCCTTGCTGTTTTCTGCAACCCTGCTGACAATCATTCCTGTAGAAAGGCGGCTTTTTGAGTGTGCAGCGATTCTTCCCGTGTTCTGAACCAGAGAAACTTTTATAGTACCTCTGTTTACTTTTCCGTATTTTATGAGATCGTTTACTACTCTTTTTGCCGTGCTTACAGGAACTGCAAAACCTACTCCGCTGGAACTTCCGCTGGAAGAGTAGATTACTGTATTAATGCCTATCATGTTACCGGAACTGTCAAGAAGCGGTCCTCCAGAGTTTCCCGGGTTTATGGCAGCATCTGTCTGAATCATATTGCGGATTATTACATCATCTTCCTGTATAGGACGTCCAAGACCTGATATGATTCCGGTTGTCATTGTGCGTTCAAGAGCAAAAGGATTTCCTATGGCAATGACTTTCTGACCGACTTTAAGGCCGGAGTTTTCTCCGAAGGCAATTGTCTTAAGTTCAACACTGTCATCCGGATCAAATTTAAGAACTGCAATATCGCTTTCTTTATCCTGTCCGATTATGCGTCCGTCGTAAGAGGTTCCGTCTGCAAGAGAAATCGTTATGGTCGAGGCATTTTTTATTACATGGTAATTTGTTACTACATAACCCCGGACATCAATAATTGAACCGGAGCCTGAACCGCTGGAAGTAATGACAGGTTCGTAAAACCAGTTGTATCCCATAGTCTGGGTTGTAATGTTGACAACAGCTTCGTTGCATTTTTCGTATACAAGAATATTCTGAAGCTCGTCTTTTGTATATCCGGCAGTATCACTTACAGGAATCTGTGATACGGCATTTGTCATCGGAAAGGATTCATTTTCCGTAAGATAGTCTTCTGCTTTTGCCTGAACAGAGGGCTTTTCTTTATCTGCAGCAGATATTTTTA
Above is a window of Treponema rectale DNA encoding:
- a CDS encoding S1C family serine protease, with product MKLYSGHQVFLTGLLCAAAGAALAYYSVKISAADKEKPSVQAKAEDYLTENESFPMTNAVSQIPVSDTAGYTKDELQNILVYEKCNEAVVNITTQTMGYNWFYEPVITSSGSGSGSIIDVRGYVVTNYHVIKNASTITISLADGTSYDGRIIGQDKESDIAVLKFDPDDSVELKTIAFGENSGLKVGQKVIAIGNPFALERTMTTGIISGLGRPIQEDDVIIRNMIQTDAAINPGNSGGPLLDSSGNMIGINTVIYSSSGSSSGVGFAVPVSTAKRVVNDLIKYGKVNRGTIKVSLVQNTGRIAAHSKSRLSTGMIVSRVAENSKAEAAGLKGGTQAVRYGSSFNYQTIYLGGDIITAIDNITVTKLADYYSALEDKVPGDKVKVTVWRNNESKVLTVTLEEE